In a genomic window of Saccharothrix sp. HUAS TT1:
- a CDS encoding glycosyltransferase family 4 protein, which yields MGQLPAVSNVLPVREYLLVALTAAVVTFLLVGLVRVLAFRIGAVAYPRQRDVHVKPMPRMGGLAMYGGVLGGMLLAHQLPVLRSAFDFSYDPYAVIVGGGVIVLVGVLDDRFELDSLTKLAGQVTAAGILVLFGLQWLLFWVPWGDDGEGTGSLLSLDQNQGAILSVLLAVTMVNAMNFVDGLDGLAAGIGLIAAAATCVFSIGLLANNGGDVGAYPPALIAATLAGACLGFLPHNFNPARIFMGDSGSMLIGLMLAAATISASGKINYESVRATDVLGLLSPLVVVAAVLFVPLLDLLMAVVRRTRRGESPFSADKMHLHHRLLEIGHSQRRAVLLIYLWAGVLAFGAVALTMFDVVVVVWCFGICLLLALLVSAIPRLREVRRS from the coding sequence GTGGGCCAGTTGCCTGCCGTGTCCAACGTCCTCCCCGTCCGGGAGTACCTGCTCGTCGCGCTGACCGCCGCGGTCGTGACGTTCCTGCTCGTCGGCCTGGTGCGCGTGCTGGCGTTCCGGATCGGCGCGGTCGCCTACCCCCGCCAGCGCGACGTGCACGTCAAGCCCATGCCCCGGATGGGCGGGCTCGCCATGTACGGCGGCGTGCTGGGCGGCATGCTGCTCGCCCACCAGCTGCCGGTGCTGCGCTCGGCGTTCGACTTCTCCTACGACCCGTACGCGGTGATCGTGGGCGGCGGCGTGATCGTGCTCGTCGGCGTGCTGGACGACCGGTTCGAGCTGGACTCGCTGACCAAGCTCGCGGGCCAGGTCACCGCCGCGGGCATCCTGGTGCTGTTCGGCCTGCAGTGGCTGCTGTTCTGGGTGCCGTGGGGCGACGACGGCGAGGGCACCGGCTCGCTGCTGTCGCTGGACCAGAACCAGGGCGCGATCCTGAGCGTGCTGCTGGCCGTCACCATGGTCAACGCGATGAACTTCGTGGACGGCCTGGACGGCCTCGCCGCCGGCATCGGCCTCATCGCCGCCGCCGCCACCTGCGTGTTCTCCATCGGTCTGCTGGCCAACAACGGCGGTGACGTCGGCGCGTACCCGCCCGCCCTGATCGCCGCCACGCTGGCCGGCGCGTGCCTCGGCTTCCTGCCGCACAACTTCAACCCGGCCCGGATCTTCATGGGCGACTCCGGCTCGATGCTGATCGGCCTGATGCTCGCCGCGGCCACCATCTCCGCCTCCGGCAAGATCAACTACGAGTCGGTGCGCGCCACCGACGTCCTCGGCCTGCTCTCGCCGCTGGTCGTGGTGGCGGCCGTGCTGTTCGTGCCGCTGCTGGACCTGCTGATGGCCGTGGTGCGGCGCACCCGGCGCGGCGAGAGCCCGTTCTCCGCGGACAAGATGCACCTGCACCACCGGCTGCTGGAGATCGGCCACTCCCAGCGCCGCGCCGTGCTGCTCATCTACTTGTGGGCGGGCGTGCTGGCGTTCGGCGCGGTGGCGCTGACGATGTTCGACGTCGTCGTGGTGGTGTGGTGCTTCGGCATCTGCCTGCTGCTGGCGCTGCTGGTCTCGGCGATCCCCCGGCTGCGCGAGGTCCGGCGCTCCTGA